Proteins encoded by one window of Streptomyces uncialis:
- the murQ gene encoding N-acetylmuramic acid 6-phosphate etherase, translating to MPSSARTTSKDTSQETSKDTPGDTPDGTLRAQLASLTTEAFRPELAGIDLLPTLEIARLMNGEDTAVPAAVADQLPRIAAAIDGIAERMARGGRLVYAGAGTAGRLGVLDASECPPTFNTAPGQVVGLIAGGAAALVTSAEGAEDSRELAAADLDALELTADDTVVGVSASGRTPYAVGAVVHARERYGALTVGLSCNAGSALAAAADHGIEVVVGPELLTGSTRLKSGTAQKLVLNMLSTITMIRLGKTYGNLMVDVRASNEKLRARSRRIVALATGADDTTVDRALTAADGEVKNAILIVLADIDAPTAELLLSTTDGRLREALAAAG from the coding sequence ATGCCCTCCTCGGCCCGTACCACCTCCAAGGACACCTCCCAGGAAACCTCCAAGGACACCCCCGGCGACACCCCGGACGGCACGCTGCGCGCGCAGCTCGCCTCGCTCACCACCGAGGCGTTCCGCCCGGAACTCGCCGGGATCGACCTGCTGCCCACCCTGGAGATCGCCCGGCTGATGAACGGCGAGGACACCGCCGTCCCCGCCGCCGTCGCCGACCAGCTCCCCCGGATCGCCGCCGCGATCGACGGGATCGCCGAGCGGATGGCGCGGGGCGGGCGGCTGGTCTACGCGGGGGCGGGGACCGCCGGACGGCTGGGGGTGCTGGACGCCAGCGAGTGCCCGCCCACCTTCAACACCGCCCCCGGGCAGGTGGTCGGGCTGATAGCGGGTGGCGCCGCGGCGCTGGTCACCTCCGCGGAGGGCGCCGAGGACTCCCGGGAGCTGGCCGCCGCCGACCTCGACGCCCTGGAGCTGACCGCCGACGACACGGTGGTCGGGGTCTCCGCGTCGGGCCGCACCCCGTACGCGGTGGGCGCGGTCGTCCACGCCCGGGAACGGTACGGGGCGCTGACCGTCGGCCTCTCGTGCAACGCGGGCAGCGCGCTCGCCGCCGCCGCGGACCACGGGATCGAGGTCGTCGTCGGACCCGAACTCCTCACCGGCTCCACCCGGCTGAAGTCCGGCACCGCCCAGAAGCTCGTCCTCAACATGCTCTCGACGATCACCATGATCCGGCTCGGCAAGACGTACGGGAACCTCATGGTCGACGTCCGGGCGTCCAACGAGAAGCTGCGCGCCCGCTCCCGGCGGATCGTCGCCCTGGCCACCGGGGCCGACGACACCACCGTCGACCGGGCCCTGACCGCGGCGGACGGCGAGGTGAAGAACGCGATCCTCATCGTCCTCGCCGACATCGACGCCCCCACCGCGGAGCTGCTGCTGAGCACCACCGACGGAAGGCTGCGGGAGGCCCTGGCCGCCGCGGGCTGA
- a CDS encoding PTS transporter subunit EIIC — MAPTTPDTNQRTAGELLPLVGGAGNITSVAHCMTRLRLGVRDRARVQDDAVRAHPAVLGVVEDGDTYQIVLGPGRAARVTRWFEQLVEAAPVTVSATAPGTASGTVPVTADALAERGAALRADRAQRNATPFKRLLRRIAAVFVPLIPALIGCGLIAGLNGLLVNSGRLPGITPALGAMASAFLALLAVFVGINTAKEFGGTPVIGGAVAAVVVFPGVTEISAFGQRLSPGQGGVLGALGAALLATAIERWCRRWVPESVDVLLTPTLTILLTGLVTVYGLMFVAGEVSSAIGRGADLLLASTGAFAGLVLGGLFLPLVMLGLHQALIPLHTTLIDQQGYTVLLPVLAMAGAGQVGAAIAVFVRLRGNRTIRATIRSALPAGFVGVGEPLIYGVSLPLGRPFVTACVGGAAGGAFVGLFSMLGTKVGSTAIGPSGWALFPLVQGNRGFGVTVAVYGGGLVVGYLAGFLTTYFFGFTSQSLKELNTDPTPDPDATPEPARA; from the coding sequence ATGGCACCCACGACACCGGACACGAACCAGCGGACGGCCGGGGAGCTCCTGCCCCTCGTCGGGGGCGCCGGGAACATCACCTCGGTCGCGCACTGCATGACCCGGCTGCGACTCGGCGTCCGGGACCGCGCCCGCGTCCAGGACGACGCCGTACGGGCCCACCCGGCCGTCCTCGGAGTCGTCGAGGACGGCGACACGTACCAGATCGTGCTGGGACCGGGCCGCGCCGCACGGGTCACCCGCTGGTTCGAACAGCTCGTCGAGGCGGCACCCGTCACGGTGTCCGCCACGGCACCCGGCACGGCGTCCGGCACCGTACCCGTCACCGCCGACGCGCTCGCGGAACGCGGCGCGGCCCTGCGCGCGGACCGCGCACAGCGCAACGCCACCCCGTTCAAACGGCTGCTGCGCCGGATCGCGGCCGTGTTCGTGCCGCTGATCCCCGCGCTGATCGGCTGCGGACTGATCGCCGGGCTGAACGGCCTGCTCGTCAACTCCGGCCGGCTCCCCGGGATCACCCCCGCGCTCGGCGCGATGGCGTCCGCGTTCCTGGCGCTGCTCGCGGTGTTCGTGGGCATCAACACCGCGAAGGAGTTCGGCGGGACGCCCGTCATCGGGGGCGCGGTCGCCGCGGTCGTCGTCTTCCCCGGGGTCACCGAGATCAGCGCGTTCGGCCAGCGGCTGTCGCCGGGGCAGGGCGGGGTCCTCGGGGCGCTGGGCGCGGCGCTGCTCGCCACGGCGATCGAGAGATGGTGCCGGCGCTGGGTCCCGGAGTCGGTGGACGTCCTGCTGACCCCCACCCTGACCATCCTGCTGACGGGACTGGTGACGGTCTACGGGCTGATGTTCGTCGCGGGCGAGGTGTCGTCCGCGATCGGCAGGGGCGCCGATCTGCTGCTGGCTTCCACGGGCGCGTTCGCGGGGCTGGTGCTCGGCGGGCTGTTCCTGCCGCTGGTGATGCTGGGGCTGCACCAGGCGCTGATCCCCCTGCACACGACGCTGATCGACCAGCAGGGGTACACGGTGCTGCTGCCGGTCCTCGCGATGGCCGGGGCGGGGCAAGTGGGCGCGGCCATCGCGGTGTTCGTCCGGCTGCGGGGCAACCGGACGATCCGCGCCACGATCCGCTCGGCGCTGCCCGCCGGTTTCGTCGGGGTGGGCGAGCCGCTGATCTACGGGGTGTCGCTGCCGCTGGGCCGCCCGTTCGTCACGGCGTGCGTGGGCGGGGCGGCGGGCGGGGCGTTCGTGGGGCTGTTCTCGATGCTGGGGACGAAGGTGGGGTCCACGGCGATCGGCCCGTCCGGATGGGCCCTGTTCCCCCTCGTCCAGGGGAACCGGGGGTTCGGCGTCACGGTCGCCGTGTACGGGGGCGGCCTGGTCGTCGGGTACCTGGCCGGCTTCCTCACGACATACTTCTTCGGCTTCACCAGCCAGTCCCTCAAGGAACTGAACACCGACCCGACCCCGGACCCCGACGCAACCCCGGAACCCGCCCGAGCCTGA